The proteins below come from a single Cricetulus griseus strain 17A/GY chromosome 6, alternate assembly CriGri-PICRH-1.0, whole genome shotgun sequence genomic window:
- the LOC100767473 gene encoding olfactory receptor 1N1 has product MENQSSVSEFFLRGISGFPEQQQLLYGLFLCMYLVTLTGNVLIILAIGSDPHLHTPMYFFLANLSFADMGLISSTVTKMLFNVQTRCHTISYIGCLTQMYFFMMFGDLDSFFLAVMAYDRYAAICRPLHYSTIMSTRFCALMLALCWVFTNIVALTHTLLMARLSFCVVGEIAHFFCDITSVLKLSCSDTHVNELVLSGFGGTVLMIPFVSIVISYVHILFAVLRVKTSGGSSKAFSTCSSHLCVVCVFYGTLFSVYLFPPSVESTEKDVAAAAMYTVVTPMLNPFIYSLRNKDMKGALKRLLCHRRNFSS; this is encoded by the coding sequence ATGGAAAACCAATCCAGCGTCTCAGAATTTTTCCTGAGAGGAATATCAGGATTTCCAGAGCAACAGCAGCTGCTCTATGGGCTTTTCCTGTGTATGTATCTTGTCACCTTGACTGGAAATGTGCTCATCATCCTGGCCATTGGCTCTGACCCACACCTGCACACTCCTATGTACTTCTTTTTGGCCAACCTGTCCTTTGCTGACATGGGTTTAATATCCTCTACAGTGACCAAGATGCTGTTTAATGTTCAGACTCGGTGCCATACCATCTCCTACATTGGTTGCCTCACCCAGATGTACTTCTTCATGATGTTTGGTGATCTGGACAGCTTCTTCCTGGCTGTGATGGCCTACGACCGCTATGCAGCCATCTGCCGTCCTCTCCATTATTCCACTATCATGAGTACCCGATTCTGTGCCCTGATGCTTGCCCTGTGCTGGGTCTTCACCAACATAGTTGCCCTGACTCACACTCTCCTAATGGCTCGACTGTCCTTCTGTGTTGTTGGGGAAATAGCTCACTTTTTCTGTGACATTACTTCTGTCCTGAAGCTATCATGCTCTGACACTCATGTCAATGAGTTAGTGCTTTCTGGCTTCGGAGGCACAGTACTTATGATCCCCTTTGTAAGTATTGTCATCTCCTATGTCCACATTCTATTTGCTGTCCTTAGGGTTAAGACTTCTGGTGGGAGttcaaaggccttttctaccTGTAGTTCTCACCTCTGTGTGGTCTGTGTTTTCTATGGGACGCTCTTCAGTGTATATCTGTTCCCTCCCTCTGTAGAGTCCACAGAGAAGGATGTTGCTGCTGCTGCAATGTATACAGTGGTAACTCCTATGTTGAACCCCTTTATCTATAGCTTAAGGAACAAGGACATGAAGGGGGCCCTTAAGAGGCTCCTCTGCCACAGGAGAAATTTCTCTTCTTAG